In the genome of Botrytis cinerea B05.10 chromosome 5, complete sequence, one region contains:
- the Bccdc24 gene encoding Bccdc24, which yields MSSGGVAIRVAQSQSHGPLLRTNTAPVFNNRSAEGNGTGLSQTMSHNSRSSQLTGSTAFTTSSTTSLNSLSTSATLVPAPLAMPVQGGNVIATNNIINQRADASRSLYQICVNLRQRLAQVPGFNGHFVDSDDEDEAEEDMDPVSSLWRCLRKGTPLVTLYNTLQPAEPLPLPDNKMAEPKKSKMAAFKFVEACMKDLQIPPGDVFALSDLFGDDTTGFVKVTQVINIVLDVAEQRGLLLTSRAEDTNESATAPGSKMSYRQHVVRELVDTERKYVQDLENLHELKKTIEQKGVIAGDVVHDIFLNINAILDFQRRFLIKIETTNSQPVDKQEWGLPFRNYEEAFGIYQPFIANQRKAASIAKDNFDKITMADHPVVVDFNTLDGFLLKPMQRLVKYPLLLKDLRDKTNASDEAKEDLTLGIEASNRVLHQANAAVDRELRGEALLDLCGRVDDWKNHRVDHFGDLILHGHFPVVTGKSDVQKEYTIYLFERILLCCKEVNPNKSKDKLMGNQKDKKDRKDKNKIKEKDKNAKLQLKGRIFMTNVTDVVSSAKPGSYTVQIYWKGDPGVENFIIRFSNEETMKKWYEGVDKQKKEHANIGAQTSTSPDTALRDFEWARDQIASMPNPYAQQEDEDEEEDYSGTTAYGSPPNFGMPPNFGMPPNASMARNSSNNSLRSRSATTEGSNPSLAGIARAAPPRFPAGTSMATPLSLQTQMSGSLPSPGQRLGGDSYFSPIGESPAPSARTSTSSTFQFPQTSQFPRQPTPQGSWEDSNRYTAPATSRVQPRERENGSVSGPSYQMNGRTPQRPSLPAMATSSQAAAAAAQQRSRSYSTPDINAQQGVRRLPNGALSTPQGQVPAVPGIPAHLHPAYDAGVPRSQNNSPNGLPVRTNTQSPGVQRERQLQQQQPPQYANGLQYSNGSQSLGVSQPNYARSNTTQIPTTALDSRLPPSLMSGNGGMSLSPEGDTLLPTQLKVKVNCDGNYVTLVVAFNITYQSLTDRIDAKVGRFSTNAIARGTMRLRYRDEDGDFVTIESDDDIQIAFQEWSEAQKSHTGQLGEIELFCLSIDGER from the exons ATGTCATCTGGCGGTGTTGCCATTCGTGTGGCTCAGTCTCAATCTCATGGACCTCTTTTGAGAACGAATACAGCGCCTGTATTCAACAATCGAAGCGCCGAGGGCAACGGAACCGGTTTGAGTCAAACAATGAGCCATAATTCACGATCGTCGCAGCTCACGGGCTCGACTGCCTTTACGACTTCCTCTACGACTTCCTTAAATTCTCTATCTACTTCTGCGACACTGGTTCCAGCCCCGCTGGCGATGCCAGTACAAGGCGGAAATGTAATCGCGACCAACAATATCATTAACCAAAGAGCCGACGCCTCGAGATCACTATATCAAATATGCGTCAATTTACGACAGCGACTAGCACAAGTCCCTGGATTTAACGGTCATTTCGTCGATtcagacgatgaagatgaggccGAGGAGGATATGGACCCTGTGTCCTCCCTTTGGCGATGCCTGCGAAAGGGAACTCCACTGGTAACGCTCTACAATACCCTCCAGCCAGCAGAGCCTCTGCCATTACCCGACAACAAGATGGCCGAACCAAAGAAGTCTAAGATGGCAGCGTTCAAGTTTGTTGAGGCTTGTATGAAGGATTTGCAAATCCCCCCGGGCGATGTTTTTGCTCTATCGGATCTTTTTGGTGATGACACGACTGGTTTCGTGAAG GTCACTCAGGTTATAAATATCGTTCTCGATGTGGCGGAACAGCGTGGCCTGCTTCTCACATCTCGGGCCGAGGATACTAACGAGTCTGCCACTGCGCCTGGCTCCAAGATGAGCTATAGGCAGCATGTAGTTCGGGAATTAGTCGACACGGAACGCAAATACGTGCAAGATTTGGAGAATCTACACGAACTCAAGAAGACAATCGAGCAAAAGGGTGTTATTGCAGGCGATGTCGTGCACGATATATTTCTAAACATCAACGCGATCCTCGACTTTCAACGCCGATTTCTCATCAAAATCGAGACTACAAATTCTCAACCAGTAGACAAACAAGAATGGGGACTACCATTCAGAAATTACGAGGAGGCGTTTGGCATATACCAACCATTTATTGCGAATCAGCGCAAAGCTGCATCAATAGCGAAGGATAACTTTGACAAAATTACCATGGCAGATCACCCTGTCGTCGTGGATTTCAATACTTTGGATGGATTCCTCTTAAAACCCATGCAACGTTTGGTGAAATATCCTCTTTTGTTAAAG GACCTCCGAGATAAAACGAATGCCAGTGATGAGGCGAAAGAAGATCTTACTCTTGGTATCGAAGCATCTAATCGTGTGCTCCATCAGGCAAATGCAGCAGTCGATAGGGAGCTTAGAGGTGAAGCTTTGTTGGATCTCTGCGGCCGTGTCGACGACTGGAAGAATCATAGAGTCGATCATTTTGGTGACCTAATTTTGCATGGCCATTTCCCTGTAGTTACTGGCAAGAGTGACGTTCAAAAAGAG TAtactatatatctatttGAACGTATTCTCCTATGTTGCAAGGAAGTCAATCCAAACAAGTCTAAAGATAAACTAATGGGAAATCAAAAGGACAAGAAGGATCGAAAGGACAAGAAcaaaattaaagaaaaggatAAGAATGCTAAATTGCAGCTAAAGGGTCGAATTTTCATGACTAACGTGACAGATGTAGTATCATCTGCCAAGCCAG GTTCTTACACAGTCCAGATTTACTGGAAGGGGGATCCAGGTGTTGAAAATTTCATCATTAGATTTTCCAACGAAGAGACCATGAAGAAGTGGTATGAAGGTGTTGATAAACAGAAGAAAGAGCATGCCAACATTGGCGCGCAGACAAGCACTAGTCCCGATACAGCACTCAGGGACTTTGAGTGGGCGCGCGATCAAATTGCATCAATGCCTAATCCTTACGCTCAAcaagaggatgaggatgaagaggaagactACAGTGGTACCACTGCTTATGGATCCCCACCAAACTTTGGAATGCCTCCTAATTTTGGAATGCCTCCAAACGCTAGCATGGCACGAAATTCATCTAATAATAGCCTGCGTTCAAGATCCGCAACCACAGAAGGTAGTAACCCATCTTTAGCCGGTATTGCACGAGCAGCACCGCCACGTTTCCCAGCTGGCACGAGTATGGCCACACCTCTAAGTTTACAGACTCAGATGTCCGGCTCACTCCCATCCCCGGGTCAAAGACTGGGAGGAGACTCGTACTTCTCGCCTATTGGGGAGTCACCTGCACCCTCTGCGCGAACTAGTACATCGTCTACGTTTCAATTTCCTCAGACATCTCAATTTCCACGCCAGCCAACACCCCAGGGTTCTTGGGAAGATAGCAATCGTTACACCGCACCTGCAACTAGTCGTGTACAAccaagagagagagagaacgGTTCAGTCAGCGGTCCTTCTTATCAGATGAATGGCCGAACGCCACAGAGGCCATCACTTCCTGCCATGGCTACATCATCACAGGCTGCGGCTGCGGCTGCACAACAGCGAAGTCGCTCATATAGCACTCCTGACATTAATGCTCAGCAGGGTGTTCGTCGCCTACCAAATGGAGCTCTGAGCACCCCACAAGGACAAGTTCCCGCCGTTCCTGGCATCCCtgcacatctacatccaGCTTATGATGCTGGCGTTCCCAGATCCCAGAACAACTCACCAAATGGATTGCCAGTAAGGACCAACACCCAATCGCCTGGCGTTCAGAGAGAACGTCAActgcaacagcagcagccaCCGCAGTACGCTAATGGATTACAGTACTCAAACGGTTCACAAAGCTTGGGCGTGTCACAGCCTAATTATGCTCGCAGCAATACTACTCAAATACCAACAACTGCGCTTGATAGCCGGCTGCCACCATCACTGATGAGTGGTAATGGTGGAATGTCTCTCTCGCCAGAAGGGGACACACTGTTACCCACACAGCTTAAGGTCAAGGTCAATTGTGACGGTAACTATGTTACATTAGTAGTGGCTTTTAACATCACATATCAATCTCTTACTGATCGCATTGATGCTAAGGTTGGAAGATTCTCGACCAACGCAATCGCTCGAGGAACGATGAGATTACGATATCGTGACGAAGATGGTGATTTTGTTACTATTGAATCCGATGATGACATTCAAATTGCATTTCAAGAATGGAGCGAGGCTCAAAAATCACATACAGGGCAACTTGGAGAAATTGAGTTATTTTGTTTAAGCATTGACGGCGAGCGTTAA
- the Bccdc24 gene encoding Bccdc24, which yields MSSGGVAIRVAQSQSHGPLLRTNTAPVFNNRSAEGNGTGLSQTMSHNSRSSQLTGSTAFTTSSTTSLNSLSTSATLVPAPLAMPVQGGNVIATNNIINQRADASRSLYQICVNLRQRLAQVPGFNGHFVDSDDEDEAEEDMDPVSSLWRCLRKGTPLVTLYNTLQPAEPLPLPDNKMAEPKKSKMAAFKFVEACMKDLQIPPGDVFALSDLFGDDTTGFVKVTQVINIVLDVAEQRGLLLTSRAEDTNESATAPGSKMSYRQHVVRELVDTERKYVQDLENLHELKKTIEQKGVIAGDVVHDIFLNINAILDFQRRFLIKIETTNSQPVDKQEWGLPFRNYEEAFGIYQPFIANQRKAASIAKDNFDKITMADHPVVVDFNTLDGFLLKPMQRLVKYPLLLKDLRDKTNASDEAKEDLTLGIEASNRVLHQANAAVDRELRGEALLDLCGRVDDWKNHRVDHFGDLILHGHFPVVTGKSDVQKEYTIYLFERILLCCKEVNPNKSKDKLMGNQKDKKDRKDKNKIKEKDKNAKLQLKGRIFMTNVTDVVSSAKPGSYTVQIYWKGDPGVENFIIRFSNEETMKKWYEGVDKQKKEHANIGAQTSTSPDTALRDFEWARDQIASMPNPYAQQEDEDEEEDYSGTTAYGSPPNFGMPPNFGMPPNASMARNSSNNSLRSRSATTEGSNPSLAGIARAAPPRFPAGTSMATPLSLQTQMSGSLPSPGQRLGGDSYFSPIGESPAPSARTSTSSTFQFPQTSQFPRQPTPQGSWEDSNRYTAPATSRVQPRERENGSVSGPSYQMNGRTPQRPSLPAMATSSQAAAAAAQQRSRSYSTPDINAQQGVRRLPNGALSTPQGQVPAVPGIPAHLHPAYDAGVPRSQNNSPNGLPYSNGSQSLGVSQPNYARSNTTQIPTTALDSRLPPSLMSGNGGMSLSPEGDTLLPTQLKVKVNCDGNYVTLVVAFNITYQSLTDRIDAKVGRFSTNAIARGTMRLRYRDEDGDFVTIESDDDIQIAFQEWSEAQKSHTGQLGEIELFCLSIDGER from the exons ATGTCATCTGGCGGTGTTGCCATTCGTGTGGCTCAGTCTCAATCTCATGGACCTCTTTTGAGAACGAATACAGCGCCTGTATTCAACAATCGAAGCGCCGAGGGCAACGGAACCGGTTTGAGTCAAACAATGAGCCATAATTCACGATCGTCGCAGCTCACGGGCTCGACTGCCTTTACGACTTCCTCTACGACTTCCTTAAATTCTCTATCTACTTCTGCGACACTGGTTCCAGCCCCGCTGGCGATGCCAGTACAAGGCGGAAATGTAATCGCGACCAACAATATCATTAACCAAAGAGCCGACGCCTCGAGATCACTATATCAAATATGCGTCAATTTACGACAGCGACTAGCACAAGTCCCTGGATTTAACGGTCATTTCGTCGATtcagacgatgaagatgaggccGAGGAGGATATGGACCCTGTGTCCTCCCTTTGGCGATGCCTGCGAAAGGGAACTCCACTGGTAACGCTCTACAATACCCTCCAGCCAGCAGAGCCTCTGCCATTACCCGACAACAAGATGGCCGAACCAAAGAAGTCTAAGATGGCAGCGTTCAAGTTTGTTGAGGCTTGTATGAAGGATTTGCAAATCCCCCCGGGCGATGTTTTTGCTCTATCGGATCTTTTTGGTGATGACACGACTGGTTTCGTGAAG GTCACTCAGGTTATAAATATCGTTCTCGATGTGGCGGAACAGCGTGGCCTGCTTCTCACATCTCGGGCCGAGGATACTAACGAGTCTGCCACTGCGCCTGGCTCCAAGATGAGCTATAGGCAGCATGTAGTTCGGGAATTAGTCGACACGGAACGCAAATACGTGCAAGATTTGGAGAATCTACACGAACTCAAGAAGACAATCGAGCAAAAGGGTGTTATTGCAGGCGATGTCGTGCACGATATATTTCTAAACATCAACGCGATCCTCGACTTTCAACGCCGATTTCTCATCAAAATCGAGACTACAAATTCTCAACCAGTAGACAAACAAGAATGGGGACTACCATTCAGAAATTACGAGGAGGCGTTTGGCATATACCAACCATTTATTGCGAATCAGCGCAAAGCTGCATCAATAGCGAAGGATAACTTTGACAAAATTACCATGGCAGATCACCCTGTCGTCGTGGATTTCAATACTTTGGATGGATTCCTCTTAAAACCCATGCAACGTTTGGTGAAATATCCTCTTTTGTTAAAG GACCTCCGAGATAAAACGAATGCCAGTGATGAGGCGAAAGAAGATCTTACTCTTGGTATCGAAGCATCTAATCGTGTGCTCCATCAGGCAAATGCAGCAGTCGATAGGGAGCTTAGAGGTGAAGCTTTGTTGGATCTCTGCGGCCGTGTCGACGACTGGAAGAATCATAGAGTCGATCATTTTGGTGACCTAATTTTGCATGGCCATTTCCCTGTAGTTACTGGCAAGAGTGACGTTCAAAAAGAG TAtactatatatctatttGAACGTATTCTCCTATGTTGCAAGGAAGTCAATCCAAACAAGTCTAAAGATAAACTAATGGGAAATCAAAAGGACAAGAAGGATCGAAAGGACAAGAAcaaaattaaagaaaaggatAAGAATGCTAAATTGCAGCTAAAGGGTCGAATTTTCATGACTAACGTGACAGATGTAGTATCATCTGCCAAGCCAG GTTCTTACACAGTCCAGATTTACTGGAAGGGGGATCCAGGTGTTGAAAATTTCATCATTAGATTTTCCAACGAAGAGACCATGAAGAAGTGGTATGAAGGTGTTGATAAACAGAAGAAAGAGCATGCCAACATTGGCGCGCAGACAAGCACTAGTCCCGATACAGCACTCAGGGACTTTGAGTGGGCGCGCGATCAAATTGCATCAATGCCTAATCCTTACGCTCAAcaagaggatgaggatgaagaggaagactACAGTGGTACCACTGCTTATGGATCCCCACCAAACTTTGGAATGCCTCCTAATTTTGGAATGCCTCCAAACGCTAGCATGGCACGAAATTCATCTAATAATAGCCTGCGTTCAAGATCCGCAACCACAGAAGGTAGTAACCCATCTTTAGCCGGTATTGCACGAGCAGCACCGCCACGTTTCCCAGCTGGCACGAGTATGGCCACACCTCTAAGTTTACAGACTCAGATGTCCGGCTCACTCCCATCCCCGGGTCAAAGACTGGGAGGAGACTCGTACTTCTCGCCTATTGGGGAGTCACCTGCACCCTCTGCGCGAACTAGTACATCGTCTACGTTTCAATTTCCTCAGACATCTCAATTTCCACGCCAGCCAACACCCCAGGGTTCTTGGGAAGATAGCAATCGTTACACCGCACCTGCAACTAGTCGTGTACAAccaagagagagagagaacgGTTCAGTCAGCGGTCCTTCTTATCAGATGAATGGCCGAACGCCACAGAGGCCATCACTTCCTGCCATGGCTACATCATCACAGGCTGCGGCTGCGGCTGCACAACAGCGAAGTCGCTCATATAGCACTCCTGACATTAATGCTCAGCAGGGTGTTCGTCGCCTACCAAATGGAGCTCTGAGCACCCCACAAGGACAAGTTCCCGCCGTTCCTGGCATCCCtgcacatctacatccaGCTTATGATGCTGGCGTTCCCAGATCCCAGAACAACTCACCAAATGGATTGCCA TACTCAAACGGTTCACAAAGCTTGGGCGTGTCACAGCCTAATTATGCTCGCAGCAATACTACTCAAATACCAACAACTGCGCTTGATAGCCGGCTGCCACCATCACTGATGAGTGGTAATGGTGGAATGTCTCTCTCGCCAGAAGGGGACACACTGTTACCCACACAGCTTAAGGTCAAGGTCAATTGTGACGGTAACTATGTTACATTAGTAGTGGCTTTTAACATCACATATCAATCTCTTACTGATCGCATTGATGCTAAGGTTGGAAGATTCTCGACCAACGCAATCGCTCGAGGAACGATGAGATTACGATATCGTGACGAAGATGGTGATTTTGTTACTATTGAATCCGATGATGACATTCAAATTGCATTTCAAGAATGGAGCGAGGCTCAAAAATCACATACAGGGCAACTTGGAGAAATTGAGTTATTTTGTTTAAGCATTGACGGCGAGCGTTAA
- the Bccdc24 gene encoding Bccdc24, whose amino-acid sequence MSSGGVAIRVAQSQSHGPLLRTNTAPVFNNRSAEGNGTGLSQTMSHNSRSSQLTGSTAFTTSSTTSLNSLSTSATLVPAPLAMPVQGGNVIATNNIINQRADASRSLYQICVNLRQRLAQVPGFNGHFVDSDDEDEAEEDMDPVSSLWRCLRKGTPLVTLYNTLQPAEPLPLPDNKMAEPKKSKMAAFKFVEACMKDLQIPPGDVFALSDLFGDDTTGFVKDEI is encoded by the exons ATGTCATCTGGCGGTGTTGCCATTCGTGTGGCTCAGTCTCAATCTCATGGACCTCTTTTGAGAACGAATACAGCGCCTGTATTCAACAATCGAAGCGCCGAGGGCAACGGAACCGGTTTGAGTCAAACAATGAGCCATAATTCACGATCGTCGCAGCTCACGGGCTCGACTGCCTTTACGACTTCCTCTACGACTTCCTTAAATTCTCTATCTACTTCTGCGACACTGGTTCCAGCCCCGCTGGCGATGCCAGTACAAGGCGGAAATGTAATCGCGACCAACAATATCATTAACCAAAGAGCCGACGCCTCGAGATCACTATATCAAATATGCGTCAATTTACGACAGCGACTAGCACAAGTCCCTGGATTTAACGGTCATTTCGTCGATtcagacgatgaagatgaggccGAGGAGGATATGGACCCTGTGTCCTCCCTTTGGCGATGCCTGCGAAAGGGAACTCCACTGGTAACGCTCTACAATACCCTCCAGCCAGCAGAGCCTCTGCCATTACCCGACAACAAGATGGCCGAACCAAAGAAGTCTAAGATGGCAGCGTTCAAGTTTGTTGAGGCTTGTATGAAGGATTTGCAAATCCCCCCGGGCGATGTTTTTGCTCTATCGGATCTTTTTGGTGATGACACGACTGGTTTCGTGAAG GATGAAATCTGA
- the Bcmrp10 gene encoding Bcmrp10 — MPPKGASTAKVPMRLPPLPKLRVRRPNQTDSNPCLAIMTSVLTCWASSGYNVAGCQALETQLRTCMDAPKAAAQKKNTINYHLSRMYPKIVGPRKKK, encoded by the exons ATGCCGCCCAAAGGAGCCAGCACCGCCAAGGTACCCATGAGGTTACCTCCACTGCCCAAATTGAGGGTAAGAAGACCAAATCAAACCGATTCGAATCCATGTTTGGCCATCATGACTTCAGTTCTCA CATGCTGGGCATCTTCCGGATATAACGTAGCTGGATGCCAGGCCTTAGAAACCCAATTGAGAACTTGTATGGATGCGCCC AAAGCCGCAGCCCAAAAGAAGAACACAATCAATTACCATCTCTCACGGATGTATCCCAAGATTGTTGGACCGCGCAAGAAGAAATGA
- the Bccdc20 gene encoding Bccdc20 — MATAVSTPIKSHTGLFSTRTAGGRMPLTPSPRTRTQTLSINNSSPFTPPEKKVSEENVRLSSKSTYGGNLTSHFAKSSRKSHRDSPKSNIAKGVQTPRHALELGVSDFALTGTGCKTPVAPRTRKAPIRSKSTKTTVSYSGDRFIPDRAASSAITTAGCGKADFAEKQRPKSINESSSVLASGAGDALAALESLTIDDEEEPASYSRPSPNTIAYQDSLASACGISQGQRILAFKPAAPESSKPVDLRSQYNRPLKNTNASAAQFRRRIATAPERVLDAPGLVDDYYLNLLDWSSNNQVAIGLERNVYVWSAESGTVSSLLETSPDTYVSSVKWSGDGAYVSVGLGSGEVQIWDVEEGTKLRSMHGHDTRVGVMGWNKHTLSTGARSGLVYNHDVRIAQHKVAELVSHTSEVCGLEWRADGAQLATGGNDNLVSIWDARSLAVPKFTKTNHKAAVKALSWCPWQPNVLATGGGSYDRHIHFWNTTTGARVNSIDTGSQVTSLRWSPHYREIVSTSGFPDNSISIWSYPTLVRNVEIPAHETRVLHSCLSPDGQMLATAAADESLKFWKVFEKKTGPSASASAGASGKADMVKQMTIR; from the exons ATGGCTACCGCAGTATCCACCCCCATTAAGTCCCACACTGGGCTCTTCTCCACACGTACCGCTGGCGGACGTATGCCTTTGACCCCATCTCCTCGTACACGCACCCAAACTCTCTCGATCAATAATTCATCTCCTTTTACTCCACCCGAGAAAAAGGTATCTGAAGAGAATGTACGATTGTCATCCAAGTCAACGTACGGTGGAAACTTAACATCACATTTCGCAAAGTCTTCCAGAAAATCCCACCGCGACTCACCAAAGTCCAACATTGCCAAGGGTGTTCAAACTCCTCGACATGCTCTTGAGCTCGGTGTCTCTGACTTTGCTCTTACTGGTACCGGATGTAAGACTCCTGTCGCTCCACGAACAAGAAAGGCCCCAATCCGCTCAAAGTCCACCAAGACTACTGTCTCGTACTCTGGTGATAGATTTATCCCAGATCGTGCTGCAAGCTCAGCCATCACAACCGCTGGCTGCGGAAAGGCCGACTTTGCCGAGAAGCAAAGACCAAAGAGCATCAATGAAAGCTCTTCAGTTCTTGCATCAGGTGCCGGTGATGCACTCGCTGCTCTTGAATCATTGACCAtcgatgacgaagaagagcCAGCTTCATACTCCCGCCCATCACCAAATACCATTGCATACCAAGACTCGTTGGCATCTGCCTGTGGTATTTCTCAAGGCCAAAGAATCCTCGCATTCAAGCCTGCTGCTCCCGAATCCTCAAAACCCGTGGACCTCCGATCTCAATACAACCGTCCACTCAAGAACACCAACGCTTCCGCTGCCCAATTCAGACGCCGCATTGCAACTGCACCAGAGCGTGTCTTAGATGCACCTGGTCTCGTCGACGATTACTACTTGAACCTCCTTGACTGGAGCTCCAACAATCAAGTTGCAATTGGTCTTGAACGCAATGTATATGTCTGGTCTGCCGAGTCTGGTACTGTCAGCTCTCTTCTTGAAACTAGCCCAGATACCTATGTTAGCAGTGTCAAGTGGTCCGGTGATGGAGCATATGTCAGTGTTGGTCTCGGTTCCGGAGAAGTTCAAATCTGGGATGTCGAAGAAGGTACCAAGCTTAGAAGCATGCACGGACACGATACTCGTGTTGGTGTAATGGGATGGAACAAGCACACTCTTTCCACTGGTGCACGAAGTGGCCTTGTCTACAACCACGATGTTCGCATCGCTCAACACAAAGTTGCTGAGTTGGTTTCTCACACCTCCGAAGTTTGTGGTTTGGAATGGCGCGCCGATGGTGCTCAACTTGCTACTGGTGGCAACGACAACTTGGTATCTATCTGGGATGCCCGTTCCTTGGCTGTTCCAAAGTTTACCAAGACCAACCACAAGGCAGCTGTCAAGGCTCTAAGCTGGTGCCCATGGCAACCAAACGTTTTGGCCACTGGTGGTGGATCATACGATCGTCACATCCACTTCTGGAACACCACCACCGGTGCACGTGTTAACAGCATCGACACTGGCTCCCAGGTTACCAGTCTCCGATGGAGCCCTCATTACCGCGAGATTGTCAGCACCAGTGGATTCCCAGACAACTCCATCAGCATTTGGAGCTACCCTACTTTGGTTCGCAATGTCGAGATCCCAGCCCACGAGACCAGAGTCCTCCACAGCTGTCTCAGCCCAGATGGACAAATGCTCGCCACAGCTG CTGCTGATGAGAGCTTGAAATTCTGGAAGGTTTTCGAGAAGAAGACTGGCCCAAGTGCATCCGCATCAGCTGGTGCATCAGGAAAGGCCGACATGGTCAAGCAAATGACTATCAGATAG
- the Bctoa1 gene encoding Bctoa1 encodes MSNTQVGNVYQQIIADVVDSSRVDFEESGVDEVVLEELRKGWQTKLSTLGVALFPWDPKPDQPPMQNPPMVPSNYQHTSIPPGQPIYQTPMPNGSRIKAEPGMENAGFMPSPMSQAPPQGPLMTMPNATPAQQRAAQNLHASYGQRAAASIQSIQGGGGAPQQQPMSQMSPQQHQAMQQQQHLQMQSMQQQQQQQQRPGSGVPPQAQPQQPQGQHQGQPSQQSQQAAAAYRQSVAAQQAQQMQQLQQQRAFQNGQAPQNPQNPPNGQNGQSSQAPQAQQNPQGGVGGAQTDGAGDDIDESIGVIKQIDSQGNEIAMGRIEIDNLIRSKIESMGKAMEGGGLMLPLKEANKIPSTKRQRKTLPGSLPQTDGLGSDDDDDKVKDELDEDAINSDLDDPDDGLNDDDEDDDSMGHIMLCMYDKVQRVKNKWKCVMKDGVLTVNNKEYVFHKATGEYEW; translated from the exons ATGTCGAACACCCAGGTCGGAAATGTTTACCAGCAGATTATTGCAGACGTAGTCGATAGCTCTAGAGTTGACTTCGAGGAGAGTGGAGTCGATGAAGTTGTACTGGAGGAATTGAGAAAG GGATGGCAAACCAAGTTGTCAACACTTGGTGTTGCTCTGTTTCCATGGGATCCAAAGCCTGACCAACCACCTATGCAAAATCCACCAATGGTACCTTCGAATTACCAGCATACAAGTATACCTCCAGGACAGCCAATATATCAAACTCCAATGCCAAATGGATCTCGCATAAAGGCTGAACCTGGTATGGAGAATGCAGGCTTCATGCCGTCTCCTATGTCACAAGCACCCCCTCAAGGACCTCTTATGACTATGCCAAATGCTACACCTGCTCAACAACGTGCTgctcaaaatcttcatgCTTCTTATGGACAAAGAGCTGcagcttcaattcaatccattcaaggaggaggtggtgcaCCCCAGCAGCAACCCATGTCTCAAATGAGTCCACAGCAGCATCAAGCGatgcaacaacaacaacatttGCAAATGCAATCgatgcagcagcagcaacaacagcaacagaGACCAGGTAGTGGTGTACCTCCCCAGGCTCAACCGCAACAGCCACAAGGACAACACCAAGGACAACCAAGCCAACAAAGTCAACAGGCTGCGGCGGCTTATAGACAGAGTGTTGCAGCCCAACAAGCACAGCAGATGCAGCAATTACAGCAGCAGAGAGCTTTCCAAAATGGCCAAGCCCCTCAGAACCCTCAAAACCCCCCAAATGGTCAGAATGGTCAGAGTTCTCAAGCCCCTCAGGCTCAACAAAACCCTCAAGGCGGCGTTGGAGGTGCGCAAACTGACGGAGCTGGTGACGACATCGATGAATCCATTGGTGTTATCAAACAAATTGATTCCCAAGGTAATGAAATTGCCATGGGCCGAATTGAGATTGACAACCTCATCCGTAGCAAGATCGAATCTATGGGCAAGGCTATGGAAGGCGGTGGTCTAATGCTTCCGCTCAAGGAAGCTAATAAGATCCCTTCAACTAAGCGCCAGCGTAAAACCTTACCAGGCTCGTTGCCACAAACAGATGGCCTTGGctctgatgatgatgacgacaaGGTTAAGGATGAACTAGATGAAGACGCAATTAATTCTGATTTGGATGATCCTGATGACGgattgaatgatgatgatgaagatgatgacaGCATGGGTCATATTATGCTTTGCATGTATGACAAAGTCCAACGAGTCAAGAACAAGTG GAAGTGCGTTATGAAAGATGGTGTACTCACTGTCAACAACAAGGAATACGTATTCCACAAGGCAACTGGAGAATACGAATGGTAA